Proteins from a single region of Cydia strobilella chromosome 2, ilCydStro3.1, whole genome shotgun sequence:
- the LOC134751543 gene encoding glucosidase 2 subunit beta yields MILSSYNRLMHLLAFIICSFLLCAHSDVPRPRGVSLSKASLYSPTKDFTCFDGTVTIPFSYVNDDYCDCFDGSDEPGTSACLNAVFHCTNAGHRPQNIPSSRVNDGVCDCCDGTDEYAGPDACPNTCEELGREARAEALRLAELHKEGSQIRLELIEKGNKRRSEMAEQLAQLDKDKSEAETIKAEKEAIKNELELKENEALKVYREAEEQEKQKKAEEENQQTIKDATEQFNRFDSNQDGQLSVEEIKVVNVFDKNKDGEVDQEEYQHFFGESENVNLKSFISTTWPMLKPLLMMEQGMFKPAEEEHESVRETDADDLSRELENEDLEGAEDENMDDSDLPHEEDDLDLEQDHAKGYDEETQTLVNEATEARRQFTDAERAIREIESSIQNIQQNLEKDYGLQQEFATLDGECFEYEDKEYIYKLCMFQKMTQKSKNGGSEVGLGNWGEWGGEENKKYSVMKYTNGLACWNGPNRITTVNIHCGLETKMLSVTEPFRCEYKVELSTPAACDNNVSQTHTAHDEL; encoded by the coding sequence atgataCTTTCTTCGTATAACAGACTAATGCATTTGCTCGCGTTTATTATTTGCTCCTTTTTATTATGTGCTCATTCCGATGTGCCAAGACCTCGCGGAGTTTCTCTATCGAAAGCGTCGCTATATTCGCCGACGAAAGACTTCACCTGTTTCGACGGAACTGTTACAATTCCGTTTAGCTATGTAAACGACGATTATTGTGACTGCTTCGACGGCAGCGACGAGCCAGGAACCTCGGCGTGCCTGAATGCTGTGTTCCATTGCACAAACGCAGGTCATCGGCCACAAAACATTCCGAGTTCGCGGGTCAACGACGGAGTGTGCGACTGTTGCGACGGAACCGACGAGTATGCGGGGCCCGATGCCTGCCCGAACACGTGCGAGGAGCTCGGCCGAGAGGCCAGGGCCGAAGCTCTTAGGCTAGCCGAGCTACACAAAGAAGGAAGCCAGATCAGATTAGAGCTTATCGAAAAAGGTAACAAAAGAAGAAGCGAGATGGCAGAACAGTTAGCCCAATTAGACAAAGACAAATCAGAGGCTGAAACGATCAAAGCAGAAAAAGAAGCTATTAAAAATGAATTAGAGCTGAAAGAGAATGAAGCCCTTAAAGTGTACAGGGAAGCAGAGGagcaagaaaaacaaaaaaaagctgAAGAGGAGAATCAACAAACCATTAAGGATGCCACAGAACAGTTCAACAGGTTTGATTCGAACCAAGATGGCCAATTATCTGTAGAAGAAATAAAAGTAGTGaatgtttttgataaaaataaggaTGGTGAAGTGGACCAAGAGGAATATCAGCATTTCTTTGGGGAGAGTGAAAATGTTAATCTGAAGTCATTCATATCTACCACCTGGCCCATGTTGAAGCCACTGCTGATGATGGAGCAGGGCATGTTCAAACCTGCAGAAGAAGAACATGAGTCTGTTCGAGAAACAGATGCGGATGACCTCTCCAGGGAGCTAGAAAATGAAGACTTAGAAGGAGCTGAGGATGAGAACATGGATGATTCAGACCTGCCTCATGAAGAAGATGACCTTGATTTGGAACAAGATCATGCTAAAGGCTATGATGAGGAAACTCAAACATTGGTAAATGAGGCCACTGAGGCAAGACGCCAGTTTACTGATGCTGAAAGAGCCATACGTGAGATTGAGTCTAGCATTCAAAACATTCAGCAAAATCTTGAGAAAGACTACGGGTTGCAACAGGAATTTGCAACATTAGATGGCGAATGCTTTGAATATGAAGATAAAGAGTACATTTACAAACTCTGTATGTTCCAGAAAATGACACAGAAGTCCAAGAATGGAGGCTCTGAAGTTGGATTAGGTAACTGGGGAGAATGGGGAGGTGAAGAGAATAAGAAGTATTCTGTGATGAAGTACACTAATGGACTGGCCTGCTGGAATGGGCCAAACAGAATAACCACTGTAAATATACACTGTGGACTAGAAACTAAGATGTTGTCAGTCACTGAGCCATTCCGTTGTGAATACAAAGTGGAGCTCAGCACCCCTGCAGCTTGTGACAATAATGTGTCACAAACACATACTGCTCATGACGAGCTATGA